GATGGGCACCACCATGGGGTTGTTAATCGTCTCACGATACAGATTCAGGGACTTCAGTTTTTCCAGGATCTTCTTGCGGCACTCGAACCGCTTCATGCCCGTGAACTCGCCATAGTCGCCGATTATAAAGCCATCGTCGTTGAAGATTGTGATGAAGGGCAGGTTGCAGCGCTTGCCAACCTCATAATCGTTCGGGTCGTGGGCCGGGGTGATCTTCACAGCTCCCGTGCCGAACGCCATGTCCACAAACTCATCGCTCACAATGGGCAGGCGACGCGTGCAGAACGGATGGACGACGAACTTGCCAATCAGATGCTTGTACCGCTCGTCCTGGGGATGCACTGCCACGGCCGTGTCGCCCAGCATCGTCTCAATACGGGTGGTGGCCACAATGATCTCCTCGTCGCTGCCCTCCACTTTGTAGGCAAACTTGATCAGCACGCCGAACTCCACCTTTTCCTCGTAGCCGGGAATGGCGAGGAATGTGCGACCGGGGATCTCTACTTTGTCCACCTCGATGTCCGATATGGCCGAGCGCAGTGAGCACGACCAGTTGACCAGCCGGGAGCTGCGATAGATGCTGCCCTCCTCGTGCAAGCGGACGAAGGCCTCGGTGACGGCGCGGCAGAGCTTGGGGTCCATGGTGAAGGCCACTCGCGTCCAGTCGTAGGAGGAGCCCAAGCTCCTGAGCTGATCGTAGATGCGGCCGCCCTTCTCCCGGCGCCAGTCCCAGATGCGTTCGATGAACTTCTCGCGGCCAAGGTCGTGCCGGGACAGTTTCTCGTCGCGCCACAGCAACTTCTCCACCACCACCTGGGTGGCGATGCCGGCGTGATCGCAGCCAGGCACCCACAGCGTGGTTCGCCCCTTCATGCGGTGGTAGCGCGTGATGGCGTCCTCGATGGCGTTGGTGAGGGCGTGGCCCAGATGCAGGGATCCCGTCACATTGGGCGGCGGAATGATCATTACGAATTTGCCATTCGGATTGGGGGCGTCAATGGATGCGCGCTGGAGGTTCGGAATAAATTAGTTGCAATTACATGGCCAGGACTTGACTGGACTCACTCCGTACTCGGGCGTGAAGAAGCCCTCCTTCTCCCACCAGCTATACCATTGGGCCTCCACGTAGCGTGGACTGTAGGCATCCGGCAGGGGGCCACTCAGATCCTTCTTCTCCCCGGGCGCCGTTTGGGCCGAGTACACGGCAGCCTCTTTCACCTCCTTGGTGCGCTTCTGCAAAGGGTGGAGGTGGAGTAATGGAGAAAGGCATTAGCTTTCACCAGCAACAATGGACTGCAATTACTGCCTCTCACTTGGCCACATAACCTCGTTTCGAGGCCCCAATTAATGGTACTATGGAAGCGTATTTACCCACCTCGGGCTTCTCCTTTTTGTCACCCGCCGCTGGAGCAGCCGCCGCCTTCTTGTCCAGCTTCGCCTGGAGCTTGGCCAGCTTCTCCGCCTTCAGGCGCTCCTTCTCCAGCTGCTTGGCCGTCTTGGGAGGATCACCGCCGGCTCCGGCTGGTGCACTGGCATCGTTCTGCTGTTCAGCCTCGGGCATTTTCACAGGTGTTCGCAGGAATAAATCTGGCTGGTTCAACCGTGAGTCAAGTGATGAAATGGCCGGAGAACATTACTCACATGCAGTTGGACTGGAGTCGCAGAAAAAACAGATGAAAACGTGTGCAGTTTGGAGGCAGGGTTGCCAAcatctgtttttatttgaaattcgGCGAGTCTGCAGTTTTGTTGGTTTAATTATGAGCTAATTATTATGTTGTTCTAAATAATAGAACATGTaaatagaaatttgttttactctatttaactaaaaaaaatgtattttgtttcCTGCATATTAGATTATTTGTGTCGTTTAAGAGAGgttatttgtaatatataatattcccTTAAAGTTTTTTAGGGAATACTCGAAACTGAATAAAAAAGttgcttatttaaaaataaaaaactttaaataaaacattacaacaagttattttattatctcAACTTTACAATTGACAAATAGCTTTTCACAGAGTAATGgtaatttcgattttaaagcTATCGAAATCAAacgaaatattattttaaacatgtatttgaaatatgtatgtatatgtatttatacagtatatacaatataaacatgtttaaatttttatagcaTGTTATTAATAATCACTTCATAGCTAACTTGGCTATTAT
The sequence above is drawn from the Drosophila gunungcola strain Sukarami chromosome 2R unlocalized genomic scaffold, Dgunungcola_SK_2 000011F, whole genome shotgun sequence genome and encodes:
- the LOC128255313 gene encoding valine--tRNA ligase isoform X2 — protein: MPEAEQQNDASAPAGAGGDPPKTAKQLEKERLKAEKLAKLQAKLDKKAAAAPAAGDKKEKPEKRTKEVKEAAVYSAQTAPGEKKDLSGPLPDAYSPRYVEAQWYSWWEKEGFFTPEYGRASIDAPNPNGKFVMIIPPPNVTGSLHLGHALTNAIEDAITRYHRMKGRTTLWVPGCDHAGIATQVVVEKLLWRDEKLSRHDLGREKFIERIWDWRREKGGRIYDQLRSLGSSYDWTRVAFTMDPKLCRAVTEAFVRLHEEGSIYRSSRLVNWSCSLRSAISDIEVDKVEIPGRTFLAIPGYEEKVEFGVLIKFAYKVEGSDEEIIVATTRIETMLGDTAVAVHPQDERYKHLIGKFVVHPFCTRRLPIVSDEFVDMAFGTGAVKITPAHDPNDYEVGKRCNLPFITIFNDDGFIIGDYGEFTGMKRFECRKKILEKLKSLNLYRETINNPMVVPICSRSKDVVEPLIKPQWYVSCSDMAASATEAVRSGALKIIPEHHTKTWYHWMDGIRDWCVSRQLWWGHRIPAYHVSFSDPTIQAGTSAQGSVVGNK